In Fusobacterium sp., the genomic window TCTTATTCGATTAAATATATCTAATATGAAGCTAAAATAATTAATATTTTTTATTTTTTCAACAAATTTATCAAATTATAATTTCCTAAGAAATAAAAATAAAGAGTCCTGACAAATCAAGACTCTTTATTATTAAAATATAATTGATTGTATAATTATTTTTTTTCTATATCCTTTATAAAAAGTTTAAAGCCAATATCATCATGCATAAAGCCTGAACTTTTAAACATTGATAAAGAAGATATATTATCAGCCTTAACTAACCCAGTCAGCATCTCAAGAGAGCTTTCACTGGCTTTTTCTTCTGCATATCTCAAAAGAGCTTTTCCTATATCTTGATTCTGAAATTTCTTTCTTACTGCTATAAGATCTACCCACATTCCATCATAATGGAGATTGCTTACATAAAGCAAGCCTAAATATGCAGCAGGAATACCCTCTTTATAATATACAAATACTTTATAGCAGTTATTCTTTTTTATTTTTTCACACAGCACATCAGAAGTATATGGTATATCTTTAAAAGATTCACTGTCTATCAATAACAATTCTTCTGCCATTTTTAAAGAACCATCAAACTCTTTTATCATAACATCACACTCCCTGCTGCTATATAAATATTTTATTATTTATTAGAAATAGATTCTACACCTGGTAATTTTTTACCTTCTAAATATTCTAGCGAAGCTCCTCCACCAGTAGAAATATGAGTAAATTTATCAGCATATCCTAAACTTATTGCTGCTGCTGCTGAATCTCCTCCACCTATAATAGTTGTTGCTCCTTTAAGATTAGCTATAGCTTCACATACTCCTATAGTTCCTTTTGCATAGCTAGGCATTTCAAATACACCCATTGGTCCATTCCATACTACAGTTTTAGCTCCATTGATTTCTTTTGTAAATAACTCAACAGTTCCAGCTCCTACATCAAGTCCCATTTCATCAGCAGGTATTGCATCTACTGATACAGTTCTATGAGGTGCATCATTATTAAATTCTTTTGCTACTACTGTATCTATTGGAAGTATAAGTTTACCATTGGCTTTAGCTAGTAATTCTTTTGCCAGTTCAATTTTATCTTCTTCAACTAATGAAGTTCCTGTACTTTTTCCTAAAGCTTTTAAGAAAGTAAACATCATAGCTCCACCAACTAAAACTTTATCTGCTTTAATTAATAGATTTTCTATAACTCCAATTTTATCAGAAACTTTAGCTCCTCCTAATATTGCTACTAGAGGTCTTTCTGGTGCATCAACAACTCCACCTATAAATTTTATTTCCTTTTCCATTAAAAATCCTGCTGCTGTTTTTCCCTCTCCAATATTTGCTGCTATTCCTACATTTGAAGCATGTGCTCTGTGAGCAGTTCCAAATGCATCATTCACAAAAACATCTCCTAAAGATGCCCAATATTTTCCTAGTTCTGGATCATTTTTAGATTCTTTTTTACCATCAAGATCTTCGAATCTTGTATTTTCAAACATCATGATTTCTCCATCTTTTAGTTCAGCAACTGCTGTTTCTAATTCAGGACCTCTTGTAGCAGGTACAAATTTAACCGGTTGTCCTAAAAGCTCAGCTAATCTTTCAGAAACTGCTTTTAGAGATTTTTTAGTTAAATCTTCTTCAGTTTTTACTTTACCTAAATGAGAAAAAGCTATTACTTTCCCCCCATTTTCAAGTACATATTTAATAGTTGGAAGAGCTGCAACTATTCTGTTATCGTCAGTTATTTTTCCATCTTTCATAGGTACATTAAAATCTACTCTCATTAATACTTTTTTACCTTTAACATCTAAATCTGTTACTATCTTCTTAGCCATTATTTCAATCCTCCAAATTTGTTTTTAAAAATAGCGGAACCTTTAAGTTCCGCTATTCATTTCTATTTAGTTATTCTAAATTCAATAATTATTTAGATAATTCTACGAATTTTTTAAGAGTTCTGATTAGTTGAGAAGTATAAGACATTTCATTATCATACCAAGCAACAGTTTTAACTAGTTGTCTGTCTCCTACTGTCATTACTTTTGTTTGAGTTGCATCAAATAGAGAACCATAATGGATTCCAATGATATCACTAGATACCAATTCTTCTTCAGTATACCCAAAAGATTCATTAGTAGCAGCTTTCATTGCAGCATTTATTTCTTCTACAGTTACTGGTTTGTTAAGAACAGTTACAAGTTCAGTTAATGATCCAGTGATTACAGGAACTCTTTGTGCAGCTCCATCTAATTTTCCTTTTAGAGCTGGAATTACTAGACCAATAGCTTTTGCAGCTCCAGTTGTGTTAGGAACGATGTTAGCAGCGGCAGCTCTTGCTCTTCTAAGATCTCCTTTTTTATGTGGTCCATCAAGTGTATTTTGGTCATTTGTATAAGCATGGATAGTAGTCATTAATCCTTCTATAATTCCATATTTATCTTCTAATACTTTAGCCATTGGTGCTAAACAGTTAGTAGTACAAGATGCTCCAGAAATAACTGTTTCAGTTCCATCAAGAATATCATCATTTACATTGTAAACTACAGTTTTAAGATCTCCAGTTGCTGGTGCAGAAATAACAACTTTTTTAGCTCCTGCTTTGATATGGTCTTCTGCTTTCTCTTTTTTAGTGAAGAATCCAGTACATTCAAGAACTACATCTACACCTAAATCTCCCCATGGTAGATCTTTAGGGTCAGCTTGTGCAAAAGTTTTGATTGTATGTCCATTAACCACAAAAGCATCTTCTTTAACTTCGATAGTTCCATTGAACCTTCCTTGTGCTGAGTCATATTTAAATAAGTGTGCCAACATATGTGCATCTGTTAAGTCGTTAATTGCTACAACATCAAATTCTGAGTTTTCAACCATTAATCTCAATGCTAATCTTCCAATTCTTCCAAATCCGTTAATTGCTACTTTAACTGCCATTTGTATTCCTCCTAAAATTTATTATTTTTTATTTTTATAGTAATATAGTTTTTTGCTTATTTTCTATATTAACTATATAATATGTTTACCTCTTTGTCAATTAATATGACAGAACTAATTTTAATCTTTTTCCGATTAGTTTTTTATCATGCAGTCTGTTTTATTCAAGTCATCACCACTGTTATTTTATAGTTTTAACCTTTTCTACATTTACTTTTCTATTTCTGTATTCTTTTTGTTCATTAGATGTAATTATTTACAAACACTCTGTTATCTAATGTATGGTAAATAATTCATTGGGCTCCCTCCCTTACTCTTCTGATAATATCTTCTTCATATCATCAGGAATATCTATTTCCACTGTTTTAAGTTCTCCTGTCTCTACATCTGAAAATTGTGTTTTATATGAGTGAAGCATTTGTCTTTTTGCTCTTTTATCTTCACCACCATAAAGTTCATCTCCTAAAAGAGGATATCCCTCTAAAGCCATATGAGCTCTAATCTGATGTGTTCTTCCTGTGAGAAGTTCTGCTTCTATTAAAGTTAAATCTTCAAACCTTTTTATAACTTTTATCTTGGTTTGAGCTTCTTGTCCACCATCTTTTACAGCTATCTCTCTTCTCCTCAAATCATCACCTACTTTTCCAATAGGTTTATCTATAAGAAATTCATCTTTTTCTATTATGCCTTTTACTATCGCTTTATAGAATTTTTTTACTATTCCTTTTTCCTGAAGAAAAGACTGTGCATAAGAATTTTTAGCTACTATAATAAGTCCTGATGTATTCATATCAAGTCTATTGTAAAACCTTGGTACCATTATTTTTCCAGTTGTTTTTAAAAAGTAATTTACAACACCATTTGCAAGTGTTTTATCTACCTTTTTTTGAGTAGGATGTACTATTATATATGGATCTTTATCAATGAGAAGTATATTCTTATCCTCATAAGCTACCTTAATTGGTATCTCCATAGGTATTATTCCAGTTTCTTTATCTTTTTCCTTTATTAAAAGTCTATTGAGTTTTCTAACTTTCTTACTATTGTTTTTAACCCTCTTTCCATTGAGATATATTTCTAAGTTTCTCAATCCTCTTCCAGAATATCCCTTTGTCTCTTTAAGATATGTACCTATTTCGTAACCATCATATTCTGGTTCTATTACAAATTTTTTCATCAGTTCCTCTCAATTCTTAAGAATTTTTATACTTACATTTATATTCTACTATAATTATCAGAAAAAGTTAATCAATATATTTATAAATCCTAATCTAATCACAATAATTCTTTTTATATATTTAATACATTTATTAATTATATATTTTTTAATCAATAACAGCTATTTTATCTACTTTATATATAGAAATAATATATATATTTAATTTAAAATTTGAATAAATACATCTCTAAAAGAATATAATAAAAGTTAATTTTTCTTCTATAATATTATATAATATAAGGAACGAAAAAGTTAAATTATTATACAGTATTACACAAGGAGTAAAAAATGAATTTAGATAAGCTTGTTGTCTTTGGTATATCCCATAAAGAATTAAGTATGTCTGAACGTGAAGAATTTATTAAGCAAAATCCCGAACAGATTATAAATTCTTTTTTGTCTTCAAAGAAGATAAAAGGTTATATTAACCTTTCAACTTGTCTGAGGGTAGAATTCTATCTTCAAGTTGCGGAAAATTTTTCATTAAAAGACTTTTTAGAATGTTTTTCTTTCAAAAAAGGAATATTTACAAAAATAGGAGAAGATGCTGCTGAATATCTTTTTAAAGTAAGCTGTGGTTTTTATTCTGTCATAAAAGGAGAGGATCAGATACTAGCTCAAATAAAAAAAGCTCATTCATTTTCTATGGAAAACAATATTTCTTCAAAAATACTTAATATTGTATTCAACAAAGCTATAGAACTTGGAAAAAAATTCAGAACTGAAAGTAAAGTATGTCATAATGCTCTTTCTCTTGAAGCTATTTCTTTGAAATTTATAAAAGAATCTATTGGTTTTCTTTCTGATAAAAAAGTTCTTATTCTTGGTGTTGGAGATCTGGCACAAGCTATACTTTATCTTCTGGTGAAAGAAAATGTAAAAAATATAACAATAACTAACAGAACTCATCATAAAGCCTTGGAAGTCCAGAGCATATTTGATATAGATGTTATCAGTTTTGAACATAAAAATACTGCTGCTGCAGAAAGTGATGTAATAATAAGTGCTACTTCAGCACCACATCTGGTACTAAAATCTGAAGAGATAGTCCCTTATCTCCATAATGATAAAAAATATACATTCCTTGATCTTGCTGTACCTAGAGATATAGAGGAAACAATCGGTTCTTCTGGGAATGTTTCCCTTTTCAATCTTGATGATATCTGGAGTGTGTATAATAAAAATTTAGAAACAAGAGATTCTCTAATGAGTGGTTACAGTTATCTCATTGACAAACAAATGATAAATCTGAAAAAATGGTTTCAATATTATGAAGAAAGGACTATATAAAATGAAAAAAAAGATTGTGATTGGGAGCAGAGGAAGTATTCTGGCAATGGCCCAGAGTGAAATGATAAAAAAAATGCTGGAAAATAATTTTCCTGAATTGGAATTTGAAATAAAAAAAATTGTTACAAGTGGAGATACTGACCTTGTGAGCAACTGGAACAATAGTGATAGATCTTTAAAAAGTTTCTTTACAAAAGAAATTGAAGTTGAACTTTTAAATAATACAATAGATTTAGCTGTACATTCTATGAAGGATATGCCAGTAGTCTCTCCTGAAGGACTAATATGTGGAGCAGTACCTGACAGAGAAGATTCAAGAGATGTCTTGATTTCCAAATCTGGAAAAATGCTTATGGAACTTCCTGAAGGTGCTGTGATAGGTACGAGTTCTCTAAGAAGAACAATGAATCTAAAAAACCTCAGAAGTGATCTTAAAATAAAACAATTAAGAGGAAATATACATACTAGACTTAACAAATTAAAAACTGAAGATTATGATGCTATTCTTCTGGCTGCTGCTGGTTTAAAAAGAGTTGGCTTAGAAGATGAAATAACAGAATATCTGGATCCTGAAAAATTTCTTCCTGCTCCTGCACAAGGGGTTCTTTATATCCAATGCAGAGAAAAAGATGAAGAAATCAAAGAAATCTTAAAGTCCATTCATAATAAAGATATAGAAAAAGTAGTTATTATTGAAAGAGAATTTTCTAAAATATTTGATGGAGGATGCCATACTCCTATGGGATGCCATTGTGTTTTAAATGAAGATAAGATTACTCTTAATGGCATCTATTTCAAAGGAGACAC contains:
- a CDS encoding GNAT family N-acetyltransferase; translation: MIKEFDGSLKMAEELLLIDSESFKDIPYTSDVLCEKIKKNNCYKVFVYYKEGIPAAYLGLLYVSNLHYDGMWVDLIAVRKKFQNQDIGKALLRYAEEKASESSLEMLTGLVKADNISSLSMFKSSGFMHDDIGFKLFIKDIEKK
- a CDS encoding phosphoglycerate kinase; the encoded protein is MAKKIVTDLDVKGKKVLMRVDFNVPMKDGKITDDNRIVAALPTIKYVLENGGKVIAFSHLGKVKTEEDLTKKSLKAVSERLAELLGQPVKFVPATRGPELETAVAELKDGEIMMFENTRFEDLDGKKESKNDPELGKYWASLGDVFVNDAFGTAHRAHASNVGIAANIGEGKTAAGFLMEKEIKFIGGVVDAPERPLVAILGGAKVSDKIGVIENLLIKADKVLVGGAMMFTFLKALGKSTGTSLVEEDKIELAKELLAKANGKLILPIDTVVAKEFNNDAPHRTVSVDAIPADEMGLDVGAGTVELFTKEINGAKTVVWNGPMGVFEMPSYAKGTIGVCEAIANLKGATTIIGGGDSAAAAISLGYADKFTHISTGGGASLEYLEGKKLPGVESISNK
- the gap gene encoding type I glyceraldehyde-3-phosphate dehydrogenase, whose amino-acid sequence is MAVKVAINGFGRIGRLALRLMVENSEFDVVAINDLTDAHMLAHLFKYDSAQGRFNGTIEVKEDAFVVNGHTIKTFAQADPKDLPWGDLGVDVVLECTGFFTKKEKAEDHIKAGAKKVVISAPATGDLKTVVYNVNDDILDGTETVISGASCTTNCLAPMAKVLEDKYGIIEGLMTTIHAYTNDQNTLDGPHKKGDLRRARAAAANIVPNTTGAAKAIGLVIPALKGKLDGAAQRVPVITGSLTELVTVLNKPVTVEEINAAMKAATNESFGYTEEELVSSDIIGIHYGSLFDATQTKVMTVGDRQLVKTVAWYDNEMSYTSQLIRTLKKFVELSK
- a CDS encoding RluA family pseudouridine synthase; the protein is MKKFVIEPEYDGYEIGTYLKETKGYSGRGLRNLEIYLNGKRVKNNSKKVRKLNRLLIKEKDKETGIIPMEIPIKVAYEDKNILLIDKDPYIIVHPTQKKVDKTLANGVVNYFLKTTGKIMVPRFYNRLDMNTSGLIIVAKNSYAQSFLQEKGIVKKFYKAIVKGIIEKDEFLIDKPIGKVGDDLRRREIAVKDGGQEAQTKIKVIKRFEDLTLIEAELLTGRTHQIRAHMALEGYPLLGDELYGGEDKRAKRQMLHSYKTQFSDVETGELKTVEIDIPDDMKKILSEE
- the hemA gene encoding glutamyl-tRNA reductase; this encodes MNLDKLVVFGISHKELSMSEREEFIKQNPEQIINSFLSSKKIKGYINLSTCLRVEFYLQVAENFSLKDFLECFSFKKGIFTKIGEDAAEYLFKVSCGFYSVIKGEDQILAQIKKAHSFSMENNISSKILNIVFNKAIELGKKFRTESKVCHNALSLEAISLKFIKESIGFLSDKKVLILGVGDLAQAILYLLVKENVKNITITNRTHHKALEVQSIFDIDVISFEHKNTAAAESDVIISATSAPHLVLKSEEIVPYLHNDKKYTFLDLAVPRDIEETIGSSGNVSLFNLDDIWSVYNKNLETRDSLMSGYSYLIDKQMINLKKWFQYYEERTI
- the hemC gene encoding hydroxymethylbilane synthase, producing the protein MKKKIVIGSRGSILAMAQSEMIKKMLENNFPELEFEIKKIVTSGDTDLVSNWNNSDRSLKSFFTKEIEVELLNNTIDLAVHSMKDMPVVSPEGLICGAVPDREDSRDVLISKSGKMLMELPEGAVIGTSSLRRTMNLKNLRSDLKIKQLRGNIHTRLNKLKTEDYDAILLAAAGLKRVGLEDEITEYLDPEKFLPAPAQGVLYIQCREKDEEIKEILKSIHNKDIEKVVIIEREFSKIFDGGCHTPMGCHCVLNEDKITLNGIYFKGDTGYSASITEDAALGIKTAQKLAGIIKEKIND